The DNA segment TGCTGACCTCGGCCGGCGAGCAGGGCGAGTCGGCGCGCTGCCGCGAGCTCGGCGTCGCGGGCTACCTGATGAAGCCGGTCGCCGCGTCGGACCTCCGCCGCGTGATCGAGACGGTCGTGAAGCAGCTCGCGCCGGACGCGCTCGGCGCCGCCGAGGCGCCCGCGCCTCCCGTCGATGCCGCCGCCGCGGCCGAAGTCCCGGCGAACGTCGGGCCCACGGCCGACGCCGCGCCTGCGCCGGAAGGCGGCGCGCCCGCGCCGGCCGACCCCGCCGTGTTCGCGTGCCCGCGCCGACGCTTCCTCCTCGCCGAGGACAACCCCGTGAACCGCACGATCGGGAGCCGCATGCTCGCCAAGCACGGCCACGAGGTCGTCTGCGCGGAGAACGGCCAGCTGGCCGTCGAGATCAGCATACACGAGCGCTTCGACGTGATCCTCATGGACGTCGAGATGCCGATCATGAACGGCTTCGAGGCGACCGCCGCGATCCGCGAGCGCGAGCGCGCGAGCGGCGCCCGCCGCATTCCGATCATCGCACTCACCGCGCACGTCATGCAGGGCGACCGCGAGCGTTGCCTCGCCGCCGACATGGACGACTACGCCACAAAGCCGATCCAACCGACCGAGCTCTTCGCCACCGTCGAGGCTCTCCTCGACGCCAACCCCCCGGAGGCCCCGATGACAGCGACCACGACGTCCGACGCTCCCGTCCTCGACCGCACCGCGCTCTACGAGCAGGTCGGCGACGAGGCCGATCTCCTGTTGAAGGTGATCGAGATGTTCCGCACCGACAGCGTCCAGGTGCTGCGGCGCCTGGACGCGGCGCTCGCGGCGCGGGACGCCTCCGAGGTGCAGCAGGCGGCCCATCGCGTGAAGGGCGCGCTCCTCACCCTCGGCGCCAAGGCGGCCGGAAGCGTCGCGATGCAGCTCGAGCACATGGGCCGGGACGGCGACGTGAGCGGCGGCGCGCCGCTGCTCGTTCAGCTCCGCGTCGAGCTCGGGCGTCTCGATCCCGAGCTCGACGCCGTCGTGAACGGCCTCGAGATCCGCACCGCCGCGAACCTCTGAGTCGCGCCACGCCTCCGACATGACTCCGGACGACACCGCCACCCCCTGCCGCATCCTCGTCGTCGAAGACAACGCGGTGAACCGCACCGTCGCGACGCGTCTCCTCGAGAAGCGCGGCCACGTCGTGATCGCCGTCGAGAACGGCGCGCTCGCCGTCGACCTCACGGCGCGCGAACGCTTCGACGTCGTGTTGATGGACATCCAGATGCCGGTCATGGACGGGCTCACCGCAACCGCGAGGATCCGCGAGCGGGAGCACGGGACGGGCGAGCACCAGCCGATCGTCGCCGTGACCGCGCACGCGCTCGACGAGGACCGCCAGCGCTGCATCGCGGCCGGCATGGACGACTATCTGCCGAAACCGATCCGTTCCGGAGACTTGTTCGAGAAGGTCGCGCGCTTCGCACCTTCGGCGCCGGAGCGGGCGGCCGCCGCGCCCGTCGTCGCCGCCATGTGACGAGGGCCGAGGCCGCACGCGGCGACCTCGGCCCTCGACTGTCTCATTCCGGCGTCTCGCGACGCCCGCGGCTCACGGACAGGTGATGATGACGTCCGGACCGGATTGCGAGAACGGCGGCGTCGGCAACGTACCGGGCTGCGGATCGCCCGGCAGGAGGGTGGCGCAGGCCGCCGCCGGGCTGCACTCGACGTTGGTCCACGCCAGCGTGCGGTCGCGCATCGCGTTGACCCAGTCGACGATCAGCGGCACGCCGCCGCTGGTGTCGGTGTAGACCTTGTTGCTGCCGTACATGGTGTGCCGCGAGCCGGTGCCGATGTAGTAGCGGTAGTTGTTCGGCGCGGCGGCGGCCGTCGCGATCGCCTGCGTTCGCATGATGCTGTTCCACGCGCAGCTCGCGTTCCACCAGCTCGGCCAGTTGAGGATGACGAGCGGGTGCAAGTTCAACATCACGTTGTAGAAGCCGGTCTGGCCGCCCGCGCCGCCGTCGTAGGAGCTCGAATAGTGCCCCCACGCGCTGTTCGGATAGTAGTCGGCGACCGCCTTCGTGTAGGCCGGGATGCCCGTCCCGTCCGTGATCGCTTCCACCACGCCCGGGATGTTGCTCGGCAGATGGGCCATGAAGTTCCACTGGTTGAACTCGTTCTGCAGGAAGCTCGGCGTGATGATGCCGTTGCCGCCGTCGCCGAGCACCGAGAACTTGGAATCCGGCCACACCTCGTGGTGCAGCGGAGCGTTGAAGAACGCGCCGTAGGAACCCGCGCTCGAGCCCGTCACGAAGATCTCCTCGGGAGCGACGAAGTGCTCGCGCGCCCACTTCTCCGCCGTGCGCGCGTTGTGCCAACCCTTGTGGCGAGTCGGCGTACCGCCGTAGCTCGGCAGGCTGTCGCCGAAGTGGATGTCGCCCGTGCAGTACGGCACGAAGACGATGTTCCAGTCCTTGAACGGGTTGTTCGGGTTGTTGAGGTCGCCGAAGCCGACCTGGTTGTTGTCGGGGTTGTCCCAGCTCAACGGGTCCACTTCGGTGTCGAAGGTTCCGACGAAAACGCAGGTGTTGTAGTCCCAGCACGCGCCGCCGCCCTGGTAGTACATGACGAGCTTGTTCACCGAGCCACGCTTCACGAAATAGTGGTACGGGGTGCCGAACGCGCAGATCGGGTGCAGCTGGCTGCCCTCGTAGCTCTGGCCCGGATACTCCGCCGGAGAGACGATCGTGAACTGGGTGTCGTCGACGTTCGGCGAGACGATGATGTTGGTGGTGACGTCGGCCGCGAGAGCGTCGACGGCGGTGTCGATCGACGACAGCGTCGCGGTCGTCGGGCAGCTGCCGGTGGGCGGAAGCTGCTTGTTCACCGCGTCGGCGAGCTTGGTCTCGGCCTTGCTGTTGCCGGCATCACGCTTGGTCTTGCCGCCCGCGAGCTTGTTGATGTAGCCGGCCTCGTTCTTGAGCACGGCCGCGCACGCGCTGCCGGCTGCCTTCAAGAGAGCGGAGGCGCACTTGGCGTCGTCCTTGTCGGTGAGGTTCAGCCCGCCGGTGACGTCGCTGAAGACCGCGGCGACGGCGTTGTCGATGAGCGTCTGCATCGACGCGGTCGCGAGGGTCATGTCGACGCAGTCGACTTCTTTCGCGGCGGCCTTGCCCTCGGCCTTCGTCCAGGCGTTCCCCATCTTGGTGGTCGCCTTGCCAAGCGCGGCGTCGCGGGTCGCCATGTCGTTGCCGCCGCCACCGGCGAACTTCGCCCACGCGCCGAAGGCGGCCTTGCACTTGCTGCTCGCCGATTTCAGCTTGTCGGCGGCGCACTTGTTGCCCGGGTACGTGCCGGCATCGGCGGGCACGGTGAGCGCCGGGGCGGCGATCGCGAACGCGACGAACGCGCACAGCAGAACTCTCGAACGCATAGGGGGAGCCTCCTCCTCGACTGGGGTTGATGGGGACGTGCGACTTGTTACGGCAACTTTCATCGGACGCTAGTCGCAGCCGGGAGGTCAGGTCAAGCCGTTTTCGCGGCTTTCAGCGCGTCGGCGACCGCGCGCCAGCCCTGGCGAACGCTCGGATGGCGCGGCGTCCAGGCCGCGACGGCCTTGAACATGGTGTTGTTGACGCGCTGCGATCGCGAGAGCAGGTCGACGGGCCGCCCGAGGAGCAGCCGGGCGAGCGGCAGGGGGAGGCGGCGGGCGGGCTTGAATCCGAAGGCGTCGGTGAGCGCGCCCATCCAGTCGCGCATCCGCAGCGGCTCGTCGTCGACGACGTTGTAGATCCCGGCCGGGACGGCGAGCGCGGCGACGGTCGCTGCCGCCGCGTCGTCGACGTGGATCGAGGACACGTAGTGGTCGCCCGTCCCGATGATCGGGAAGAGCCGGCGGCGCGCGAGCGCGACGACCGCGAGGGTCGACGGCGCCTCGGCCGCGTAGAAGCCGCCGAACCGCAGCACGATCCCCTGCCCCCGGCGCGCGGTGAAACGAGAGGTTTCGCGCTCGGCGTCGCGCGCCGAGGCGAGCGGCTGCGGGGCGTCGATCGGCGCCGTCTCGAAGATCTGTTGGTCGCCGAGGTCCTGGTAGAGGAACGTGATCGACTCCTGCACGTAGACCTTCGCATCCGCCGCGAGCGCCGCGGAGACGAGGATGCTCGACCCCTGGCTGCGGAGCCGGTCGTTGTCGCGCCACGCCGCGAGGTTCCGCATGCGCGCAGGCGGCGGGATGCGGGTCGCGAGGTGGAGCACGGCCTCCGAGCCCGCGACGGCAGCCGTCATGGCCTGGAGGTCGAAGAGGTCGGCGACCACCGGCTCGGCTCCGAGCCCCCGCAGAATCGCCCCGCGCTCCGGCGTCCGCGCGAGCGCACGCACCTCGTGCCCCGCCGCCACCAGGAGCCGCACGGTCGGCCGCCCGAGCGTGCCGGTCCCGCCGGCGACGAAGACGCGCATGGAGCGTTGGGTCTACCAACGACCCGGAAAGCAGGCTAGTAGCTCGGGCCCATGCAGAATCTGTTCTCGATCGAGGGCAAAGTCGCGCTCGTGACCGGCGGATCGCGCGGCATCGGGGCGATGATCGCGCGCGGCTTCGTCGAGGCCGGCGCCAAGGTCTACATCTCGGCGCGCAAGGAAGCCGAGTGCGCCACGACCGCCGCGGCGCTCTCCGAGAAGGGCACCTGCATCGCGGTCCCGGCCGACCTCTCGACCGAGGCCGGCTGCAAGGCGCTCGCCGACGCGATCGCGGCGCGCGAGAGCAAGCTCGACGTCCTCGTGAACAACGCCGGCGCCAACTGGGGCGCGCCGCTCGCGGAGTTCCCCGACTCCGGCTGGGACAAGGTCCTCGCGCTCAACGTGAAGGGCCCGTTCCACATGACGAAGATGCTGCTGCCGCTCCTCGAGAAGGCCGGCAGCGCCGCGGATCCCGCGCGCGTGATCAATATCGGCTCGATCGACGGGCTCAAGGTCCCCTTCCTCGAGACCTATTCCTACTCGGCGAGCAAGGCGGCCGTACACCACATGACGCGCGTCCTCGCCGTCCAGCTCGCGCCGAAGCACATCACCGTGAACGCCGTCGCCCCCGGGCCCTTCGAGAGCAAGATGATGGCGGCCACGCTCGACCGTTTCAAAGACGCGATCATCGCGGCCTGCCCGCTCGGCCGGATCGGCGAGCCGGAGGACATGGCCGGAGTCGCGATCTACCTCGCCTCGCGGGCCGGCGCCTACGTGACC comes from the Deltaproteobacteria bacterium genome and includes:
- a CDS encoding response regulator; this encodes MTPDDTATPCRILVVEDNAVNRTVATRLLEKRGHVVIAVENGALAVDLTARERFDVVLMDIQMPVMDGLTATARIREREHGTGEHQPIVAVTAHALDEDRQRCIAAGMDDYLPKPIRSGDLFEKVARFAPSAPERAAAAPVVAAM
- a CDS encoding glucose 1-dehydrogenase; protein product: MQNLFSIEGKVALVTGGSRGIGAMIARGFVEAGAKVYISARKEAECATTAAALSEKGTCIAVPADLSTEAGCKALADAIAARESKLDVLVNNAGANWGAPLAEFPDSGWDKVLALNVKGPFHMTKMLLPLLEKAGSAADPARVINIGSIDGLKVPFLETYSYSASKAAVHHMTRVLAVQLAPKHITVNAVAPGPFESKMMAATLDRFKDAIIAACPLGRIGEPEDMAGVAIYLASRAGAYVTGVVIPVDGGITVRPS
- a CDS encoding response regulator, which produces LTSAGEQGESARCRELGVAGYLMKPVAASDLRRVIETVVKQLAPDALGAAEAPAPPVDAAAAAEVPANVGPTADAAPAPEGGAPAPADPAVFACPRRRFLLAEDNPVNRTIGSRMLAKHGHEVVCAENGQLAVEISIHERFDVILMDVEMPIMNGFEATAAIRERERASGARRIPIIALTAHVMQGDRERCLAADMDDYATKPIQPTELFATVEALLDANPPEAPMTATTTSDAPVLDRTALYEQVGDEADLLLKVIEMFRTDSVQVLRRLDAALAARDASEVQQAAHRVKGALLTLGAKAAGSVAMQLEHMGRDGDVSGGAPLLVQLRVELGRLDPELDAVVNGLEIRTAANL
- a CDS encoding NAD(P)H-binding protein: MRVFVAGGTGTLGRPTVRLLVAAGHEVRALARTPERGAILRGLGAEPVVADLFDLQAMTAAVAGSEAVLHLATRIPPPARMRNLAAWRDNDRLRSQGSSILVSAALAADAKVYVQESITFLYQDLGDQQIFETAPIDAPQPLASARDAERETSRFTARRGQGIVLRFGGFYAAEAPSTLAVVALARRRLFPIIGTGDHYVSSIHVDDAAAATVAALAVPAGIYNVVDDEPLRMRDWMGALTDAFGFKPARRLPLPLARLLLGRPVDLLSRSQRVNNTMFKAVAAWTPRHPSVRQGWRAVADALKAAKTA